ATCCTGGTCACCGGAACCACCGGTTCCGGAAAGTCGACCACCCTGGCGGCGATGATCGATGCGATCAATACGAATCGCACCTGTCATATCATGACCATCGAGGATCCGATCGAGTTCCTGATCCGAGACAAGCGCTCGGTCGTCAACCAGCGCGAGATCGGTGTCGACACGCTCAGCTTCTCCAACGCACTACGGGCAGCTCTCCGTCAGGATCCAGACGTGATCCTGCTGGGTGAGATGCGCGACTTCGAGACGATCGAAACGGCGCTCACGGCGGCCGAGACCGGTCATCTGGTCATGTCGACCCTGCACACGATCGATGCCGCCGAGACCATCACCCGAATTGTGTCGGCCTTCCCTCCGCATCAGCAGCCTCAGATTCGTCTCCAGCTGGCATCGATCATCAAGGGAATCATCAGCCAGCGTCTCGTTCCCCGCGCCGACGGCAAGGGTCGCGTGCCCGCGGTTGAGGTCATGATCTCGACCTCGCGCATACGCGAGTGCATCGCCGACAAGGAATTGAGCAAAGAGATCCCGGATGCGATCGCCAAGGGCTATGTGAGCTACGGCATGCAGTCCTTTGACCAGTCTCTGATGGCCCATGTGAAGAACGGAGTCGTCGCCTACGACGAGGCGTTGACTCATGTGTCCAACCCCGACGACTTCGCCCTGCGTTTCAAGGGCATTTCGGGCACTTCGGATAGCACCTGGGACGATTTCGAGGAAGACGCCAGCGAGGCCGACATCGACCTGCTCGATGCCGAGCCGGAAGACGGGCTGAAGATCGAGCGTTTCTAGCAGGCTGACCCATGACTGCTGCGGGAAGCATGGGTGCTTCGGCGGCCAGGTGTCGCGAGTCGTCTCGGGTCTGGGCCCAGCTTCCCGTTCGGAGTCGGCTCCGATCCCTTCGTGGAGTTCCGGTGGCTTCTGCCGCGAAAACTTCCAGGCGCTATGCTCTCGTCGCATGACGGGCAACGAAATCAGACAGGCGTTTCTGGACTACTTCGCGGAGCGGGGCCACCAGGTGGTCCCGTCAGCTCCCACAGTTCCACAGGGGGACGCCACGCTCATGTTCACGAACGCGGGCATGGTGCCGTTCAAGCGCGTGTTCACCGGCGAAGAGAGCCGCGACTACAATCGCGCGGTCTCCTCCCAGCGCTGCATGCGGGTTTCGGGCAAACACAACGACCTCGAAGAG
This bacterium DNA region includes the following protein-coding sequences:
- a CDS encoding type IV pilus twitching motility protein PilT, whose protein sequence is MDLNEILTIAIKGNASDIHLKAGLPPLFRVDGALVPLKNSERLGPEKLKEICDKIMTPGQKAQFEKNHEIDLAYSIAGLGRFRVNAFMQRGTAGVVFRVIPFGVKTIDQLVLPKVVEKIAMEPRGLILVTGTTGSGKSTTLAAMIDAINTNRTCHIMTIEDPIEFLIRDKRSVVNQREIGVDTLSFSNALRAALRQDPDVILLGEMRDFETIETALTAAETGHLVMSTLHTIDAAETITRIVSAFPPHQQPQIRLQLASIIKGIISQRLVPRADGKGRVPAVEVMISTSRIRECIADKELSKEIPDAIAKGYVSYGMQSFDQSLMAHVKNGVVAYDEALTHVSNPDDFALRFKGISGTSDSTWDDFEEDASEADIDLLDAEPEDGLKIERF